In the genome of Impatiens glandulifera chromosome 6, dImpGla2.1, whole genome shotgun sequence, the window aaataaagaaaagagagaatattttatttctttgtgtttttgttgttgtgcTTCTTACATAAGACGTCTAGtgcttaaatagtaaaattacaTTTGCagaaaaggaaataattaaatagtaaaatcatgTAATTGATAATCAACGGCtaattagcaaatcaattagtctaattgattgatttacaaatcaattagtctaattgattggcTGACTTTCTCAACATTCCATTATTCGAATTATTTTCTTCCGGGATAATTCTACAGAATTAAAATGCTCAAAATGAGGGTGTAATGTGATCGGTAATGATGAGTTGATTAGTGCATTATATTCAAAGTGAGGATAGATGTTGGTCGATAATGACGAGTCGAATGGAGCAAAATGCATAATGTGGAGATATTTGTTGGTCGATTATGTGACGAGTCGCGGATgcaacaaaatattcaaaatgagGATATTAGATGATCGATATGACTTATAGGTTGTGTTTAATGTTCAAAGTAAGGGTAGATGATGATCAATAATGTCAGGTCAGTTAGAAATAATTCTCCTTTAAGATAAGGTCGGTAACGTCGAATCACTTaaagaaacataatttttttaatatagtcaAAAAGCAATACGTGATGTTATGTATATTTATGGATGGATCGATacagtataccttaatttttttccATACTTTATACTTTACcgaaaatttcggtatacaaaaatcCATATAATTACCTTACTTTAATTTcgatatatcttaatttttgtataccttaatttcgataCAATATCAGTATTAtactttgatacctaaaaatatatttttaaacaaaaaaaaatcaatttaatatagttactaaataaacgttacacaaaactaaagaataaagatatttattataaaataaaatactcttTTAAAAATTCAACATTTCTAAAAACTagcaaattttaaaaattaaagttagttaaaaaaaattggagttaacaggaattaacataaatataatttttaaatttgactaAAGTGAAGACTGAGAAAGTGAAATTCAGAATAGtcttcaataatatttatatatgcaaatttgttttataaattgataataaaattcatgttagataataataataataataataataataataataataataataataataataataaatgttagttaatttagacataattaataaaaaaaatcactcttcaatttttttttcatttttttaaacaattcaagttcataatatgtaaaatattttcataaattaaatttttctcCTTTTAGTTAATTATTAGTGCACACCAGCATTTCCACCATTTTAGGACTTAAACTGCTCCTAAAAATATTAGGATCCTTTTACCCAAATTGAAATAAGATTCACTAACATCTATTAAGTAATTGCGAACAATAATTGAAATGATTGGATACCAAGTTTCACTTTTATTTCACAACtagaagagattgaaagtttaattaaatatattttttatctcatcAGTAAGGTATAAATTGCATTTATGTTTTGAATAAtgttttagtataattatattatgatatgattttcaaaaaatatatttctataattaaattaatatcaaatctatttatttccttataagtattatatatatatatatataatattttaatttataaatattattttgatatatctcgatataccaaaattaaaaaaatatcataccTTTAATACCTTTAATGTaacaataattttggtatcggtaTCACTTACCTtttttttcgatataccttaaaaatcgatatatgtaatatcggtaattttttttattcctatgtatatttatacaataaagaattttaaaataagatcattgtaattatttttgttaagttattgtattataattattaaaattattttaaattaattagtatggAGTAATATAcgtaaaatattaattgatgataacatttattataatattatataaaaataataatttatatatatatatatatataaatataaataattaaatttataatgtatatttatatattttctacttatctattatttatataattaatttttttaatttatttgacaaTATAATATTTAGAGAAGTAAAAATGGATGAATGTGTTactgaaaaaatgataaatgataagaggaaagaaaaagaaaaaattgttattttttttcaaatttcctTCTTCAATGATTTgtctaatatttattagtgtaattaaataattatttattttaaatcaaaaatatattttttcaaattataaaataaattaatctttgtTAGGGTATAGGTTAGTTATAGCTAATTCTCACTAGAGGGAGGGGAAGAAGAAGATACACCCCGCTTGTAGAACGAACGAAGAACTGTTCGCCTCAATTTGGATTCCAAGAGCTTTTAAGTAGTAGTAACAGCTGCATTGTCATATTTATCCATTTTTATGTTGCAATACGAGTTTAATCATCGGTGCAATAAGTATATCTTATGTTTTTGTGTTCATTGTGTATTGTGCTTATTGTCGCTCATTTTTTCGTATCAATTAATTGTTAAGATTCACACATGTAGAGTCAGATCTATAATTTGTCCATTGAACTTGATGCAATATGATCTTTTAACATTTCAAGCTAAAGTCCTACAATATATTTATCATCTTTGTTTTCTAAAATAAGTGGATCGGATGATTATCTCTTTTGACTATAATTATATGATGTGATACTTGTTTTAACCTTTTGCCACTAAAGTTATTAATGATTTACTAGTTAAATGTAATTCAAAGATCAGAAATGATGATGCATGATCTTATCGCTTCTTTTTGAATATGTGGACAGTAAGTAAGATGTTAGAAGGTGTGGACATTCGGCCAATTGTGTGCGTCAATGGGACTGAAAGAATTATGGTATTTCAAATGGAGTGAGTTTTCATACGTATTTAAGATATATGACTAAATTGTAATCGAAAGATTTCAATTGGTAGGCTGGATTTGCCGGAGATGATGCTCCACGAACTATCTTTCCTAGCATTGTGGGTCGTCCTCGTCACATGCGTGTGATGGTTGAAAGACATCATATGCGTGTGATGGATAGAATGCACGTCGGTGATAAAGCTGAGATGTTGAGAagcgttttaaatttaaaatacccaATTGAGGATGGTATTGTGAGCAATTGGGACGATATGGAGAAAGTATGGCATCAAACATTCGATGATCTTAGTGTTTCCCCACAAGATCATCCCGTTCTTCTTACTGAAGCACCTCTTAACTCTAAGGCTAATCGTGAAAAGATGACCCAAATTATGTTTGAGACATTTCACACTCCTTCCATGTATGTTGTCAATCAGGCCGTACTTTCTATATATGGAACTGGTCGTTACAACGGTAAGCcatttaaagtaattaaagcAATCTCTTTATGtgaatttgaaaagaaaagaagaatagTGAACCTCTTTCAATACTTGTACTTTTCATCTGGGTAGGTATTGTGCTGGAATCGGGTGAAGGTGTGAGTCACACAGTACCCGTATATAATGGACAAGCCATTCCACACGCAACCCTTCGTCTTGATTTGGCTGGTCGAGACCTCACAGATCATTTGATGAAGATCCTGCCAGAAGGTGGTTATTCATTTACCAGGAAAATTGTTAGGGATATGAAGGAAAATTTGACTTACATAGCTCTGGACTACGAACAGGAGATTGAGATTTCAAGAACCAATTCTTCATTAATTGAGGAAACCTACAAGCTTCCTGACGGTCAAGTGATTACCATTGGTGCTGAGAGGTTCCGATGTCCTGAGATACTTTTCCAGCCATCGATGATCATCGGAATGGAAGCTGCTTCTGGAATCCACGAGATGACTTACAACTCCATCATGATGTGTGATGTGGATATCAGGAGGGAGCTGTTTGAACACATTGTGCTTAGTGGTGGTTCAACTATGTTCCCCGGTATTGCTGACAGAATGAGCAAAGAGATAATTGCCCTTGCACCTATGAAGATAAATGTGTTTGCACCTCCCGAGAGGAAGTACCTTGTCTGGATTGGTGGATCTATCTTTGCATATCTAAGCCCTTTCAAGAAGGTAAATCTAACTTTGTTTTTCAAGAAAGCAAAGGATTCACATAATTATTAATAGATAAAGGCATTCTCAtgatacataatttatgttgacaggttatatattatatggcTAGGTCACTCAATCTCcgattgtttttcattttttttttttacaggtGATGATTTCAAAGGCAGAGTACGATGAATTTGGACCTTCTATTGTTCACAGGGTAGTGTCTCCGTTATAAAACAACTGAGTactatttgttaaaaatgttttctttatttgttgtttttggagttgaatttgaatttgaacaCCCTTCAAAGGGCGATGCTTTAATAGTTTCGTTCGGTTTTATTTCGATATTAAGCGCTGCTTGCTTCTTCTCTATTATTCTTCAACTATGTCATTTTGGTTTCATCGGTTATGTTTGCATATATACACACATCTATAGATTCTAAACAGAAGAAAGTagacaaattaaaaaatcaaaatcaagaagaagatgataaaaTTGGATGGGAAAGAATATGAGGTTATACATACATTTGAGCTGGAGTAGCACTGAGTGATAGTTAGCCCTTCTTGCCTTGTTGATCTTGTCTAGAAACTTGAGAGAAGCTTGCTTTTTTAAATTGTGAAATGAAGAAGCCATGTTTTTTTATGATAGTGTGGAATTTTTGGTGAAGTTTTATGGTGACAATGATGTTGGAAAAGTTTATTCTAGTCAACAACAACTACCTACTTCAGCTAGTAACTACCCATCATATTGACATATTTGAATGAGATTGACATGCCTCAAGTTTATGTCTCTGAAATTATTTTAGGATTAGCTTGAATGTTTtacccttttttttaattatacaagtaaataatgaattaaattgaataaaattattaaattagaagtaaaaaaaaaacgagACTTGAGCTCTTTCCTACTCTAACACGTAACTACTCATAGATTTGTCCATtttgatgttacaaataaatattaattaaagacaTCTTAAGATTTTAGATTTATCATTTAATTGAACTCATATTTATATTGAgcaaaaactatgtattccttaatttattctctttcccatttaaaaaacacttataaatgtctaaataaaataaatataataattaataaatatttttttttgaataatatactCTAAAAGTCTAACCCCGCCAAGGTAATACAATGATAAAATTCAGCTTAAAAAATCAATAGGTCACGACCAGGGTTCAATTCTATCTGAAACGTTTTGAATTTATGTAGGAAATTtatcatgttatatatatatattctaagaGTCTAATTCaccttaataatattataaagaaggcttatttagatatttctttagtttaataaataaatataagaaattataagtttaaaaaggTAGAtggaataatttttattttactttagaaaaagcttaaatttttttttttttttttttttatgtttagaGACTGAGATTATTTGGTTCTGTAGATTGTGATGATATTTGTGTACTCCAAAATCactcaattaaatatttaatattaataatatatttatttaattttcatattttaaaaagttttaaatttatctttttataataatataaattttaatatattacaatattaaaaaatattaaaaaatatttaatataattttatcaaaaattattttttattgatatagTATAATAATGGCCAAAAAGGTTTCAGAATGGACAGTAAACAAAATAGAATTGGATTGGATACTAAAATCAATATTTCGAGGAGATGTTATTAGGTTGGAGCCTTTCAAAGAAATAACATTATTGAATAGATTTAATCTATGGtcaaatttctaataattaattcaaagaACTCTTATAAACtgttacaaatttaatttatagacatcattttcaattattttctccAGAATCAGGGGGAGCCACATGGGCTAAGGTGGGCTCCAGCctcacctaaattaaaatcttaaaacaaaatattttatatatatttgacaagtGATTCTTAGCCCAGTTGGCTATATAACTAAACTCTGAAGATGAGGTGATCAAACCCATCTTGGCctaatctttaattttaaaatattatttttatctaaaaattaattcataactattttattttataccaacaatattttctaatatataaataagatttatttatataaataactttaatttattatattttaaaatataatttttatctataaattaattcataattattttattttatactaacaatattttctaattatataaataagatttagattatttcaaatatttataagaaaatataaattaatattaataaacaagttaaaatagttacattggtttgattcgatatttaaataaagaatttgatatccctcctcaaaaacctaacaaatctcctaaaattgatattgatgtaagttctcttaaacttgatccagcattacgtattccgatatggaaatatccttttaatcaaatgaatgaaattagacgagcttatataaGATGAGgccatatcaacctattaaggatgaatacccgccgaccaaatttggaaatcaaaatcgacggttccaaagtcattggtttaagaaatttacttggttagaatactctcttttgaaagatgctgctttttgtttcacatgtttctt includes:
- the LOC124941128 gene encoding actin-66-like, with product MLEGVDIRPIVCVNGTERIMAGFAGDDAPRTIFPSIVGRPRHMRVMVERHHMRVMDRMHVGDKAEMLRSVLNLKYPIEDGIVSNWDDMEKVWHQTFDDLSVSPQDHPVLLTEAPLNSKANREKMTQIMFETFHTPSMYVVNQAVLSIYGTGRYNGIVLESGEGVSHTVPVYNGQAIPHATLRLDLAGRDLTDHLMKILPEGGYSFTRKIVRDMKENLTYIALDYEQEIEISRTNSSLIEETYKLPDGQVITIGAERFRCPEILFQPSMIIGMEAASGIHEMTYNSIMMCDVDIRRELFEHIVLSGGSTMFPGIADRMSKEIIALAPMKINVFAPPERKYLVWIGGSIFAYLSPFKKVMISKAEYDEFGPSIVHRVVSPL